In Myxococcales bacterium, the following proteins share a genomic window:
- a CDS encoding MoxR family ATPase produces MVAHHELVKKLRAGLSQVLRGKEAVIELALIGIFAGGHVLLEDVPGVGKTTLAKALARSFGVRFTRVQFTPDLLPGDITGSLVLNPESGTFSFHRGPIFTNVLLADEINRASPRTQAALLEAMNESQVTVEGETHALDAPFFVVATQNPADYQGTYPLPEAQLDRFLVRVSIGYPSPPEELQMLFARQKHDPLDDLVPLCSQSELIGIQEAVRNVELKPLVGRYLLAIVEATRADTELSLGVSPRGSLSLFRAAQAHAFLDQRDYVSPEDVKAIAVATLSHRVGLRDEVRYAGGDGADVITRIVSTVRVPA; encoded by the coding sequence TTGGTCGCGCATCACGAACTCGTCAAGAAGCTGCGCGCCGGTCTGAGCCAGGTCCTGCGTGGCAAGGAAGCGGTCATCGAGCTCGCGCTGATCGGCATCTTCGCCGGGGGGCACGTGCTGCTCGAAGACGTGCCCGGTGTCGGGAAGACGACGCTCGCGAAGGCGTTGGCCAGGTCCTTCGGCGTGCGTTTCACACGCGTGCAGTTCACGCCCGATCTCCTCCCCGGCGACATCACCGGCTCGTTGGTGCTCAACCCCGAATCGGGCACCTTCTCCTTCCATCGTGGGCCGATCTTCACCAACGTGCTGCTCGCGGACGAAATCAATCGCGCCTCGCCACGGACGCAGGCCGCGCTGCTCGAAGCCATGAACGAGTCCCAGGTGACCGTCGAGGGCGAGACCCACGCGCTCGATGCACCGTTCTTCGTCGTCGCCACCCAGAACCCCGCGGACTACCAGGGCACCTACCCGCTGCCCGAAGCCCAGCTCGATCGCTTCCTGGTGCGAGTCTCGATTGGCTACCCAAGCCCACCCGAGGAGCTCCAGATGCTCTTCGCCCGACAAAAGCACGATCCACTCGACGATCTCGTGCCGCTGTGCAGCCAGAGCGAGCTCATTGGCATCCAGGAGGCCGTCCGCAACGTCGAGCTGAAACCACTGGTCGGTCGTTACCTGCTCGCGATCGTCGAGGCGACCCGCGCTGACACGGAGCTCAGCCTCGGCGTCAGCCCGCGCGGCTCACTCTCGCTATTTCGCGCCGCCCAGGCTCACGCTTTCCTCGACCAGCGCGACTACGTGAGCCCCGAGGACGTGAAAGCCATCGCGGTAGCGACCTTGTCGCATCGAGTTGGCCTCCGCGACGAGGTCCGCTACGCCGGCGGCGACGGCGCGGACGTCATCACGCGCATCGTGTCCACGGTGCGGGTGCCCGCGTGA
- a CDS encoding BamA/TamA family outer membrane protein, translated as MLALVLSAFALSGCHHERPERLPGETDLVVTRVVLTGPGGTDLRLAHGELFMLLGLRPGNFLITHRYFNEFRLAEDRRRIVSWWQTYGYFDVEVAEPKLDWAKDQKSVTVTWTVTEGRPYSVASVEVRHAPAEHRAALLKLIPFELGDPIDLEKFRMGRHEMAWHLQRDGFGHAGVFSRAYVDKIQKVIHWVYFVDAGPKTKIGTVTVEGALKIPEEKILWRGDVRPGDPYSLELKESIERDLLDTGSFASVVVKPTNAQIERVLPGERPDPGGVLTPEQVDENGELVPRRLGDSIDFRLVVVEAPSRELRLRAGAEGDPTRGDVYTGGSLWLRNLFGAYQHLVLEGRVGYGVLWSGDDDESSGAYGEALVRSVHGGLFGRSVDGRLSGRFRDRLYPGFRTRELAAGPGVHTRFGSNVFFDLDALYRFEKDIGFGPFTQATRDDRDLPDEDTSKGPALELSLIWDARNDRVEPTSGHFLGLTSAWSPGGSAGGQRSLLLAPDARVFVPLGEKSSLALRSSFGFVLGASADGIAPGARLFGGGAFGMRGFGRDRLSPSATCDPAAGGCDSELTGALGLMESQAEFRFLPFRKTFGFAAFVDAGAAGRGPNPFDDGVSVAAGFGPRLRLWYVPIGLDFSYRILRENSLENGKPFAPYFVFVRIGEAF; from the coding sequence GTGCTCGCTCTCGTTCTGAGTGCGTTTGCACTGAGCGGCTGCCACCACGAGCGACCCGAGCGCCTGCCGGGCGAGACCGACCTCGTCGTCACGCGCGTCGTGCTCACGGGCCCAGGCGGCACCGACCTACGCCTGGCGCACGGCGAGCTGTTCATGTTGCTCGGCCTCCGGCCGGGCAATTTCCTGATCACCCACCGCTACTTCAACGAGTTCCGCCTGGCGGAGGACCGCCGTCGCATCGTGTCGTGGTGGCAGACCTACGGCTACTTCGACGTCGAGGTCGCGGAGCCCAAGCTCGACTGGGCGAAAGATCAGAAGAGCGTGACCGTGACCTGGACGGTGACGGAGGGCCGCCCGTACAGCGTGGCGTCCGTCGAAGTGCGCCATGCTCCAGCAGAGCACCGGGCCGCGCTCCTGAAGCTCATCCCGTTCGAGCTCGGCGACCCCATCGACCTCGAGAAGTTCCGCATGGGCCGCCACGAGATGGCCTGGCACCTGCAACGGGACGGCTTTGGCCACGCCGGAGTCTTCAGCCGCGCCTACGTGGACAAAATCCAAAAGGTCATCCACTGGGTCTACTTCGTCGATGCCGGACCCAAGACCAAGATCGGCACGGTGACCGTCGAAGGGGCGCTCAAGATCCCCGAAGAGAAGATCCTGTGGCGGGGGGACGTGCGGCCAGGTGATCCCTACAGTCTGGAGCTCAAGGAGAGCATCGAGCGTGACTTGCTCGACACCGGTTCGTTCGCGTCGGTGGTGGTCAAGCCGACCAACGCGCAGATCGAGCGCGTGCTGCCCGGCGAACGCCCAGATCCCGGCGGTGTGCTCACGCCGGAGCAAGTGGATGAAAACGGCGAGCTCGTGCCGCGTCGACTGGGCGACTCCATCGATTTCCGGTTGGTCGTGGTGGAGGCCCCGTCGCGCGAGCTCAGACTGCGGGCCGGTGCCGAGGGCGATCCGACCCGCGGCGACGTGTACACGGGAGGTTCACTCTGGCTGCGCAATCTGTTCGGCGCGTACCAGCACCTCGTGCTCGAGGGGCGCGTCGGCTACGGCGTGTTGTGGAGCGGCGACGACGACGAGTCGAGCGGCGCCTACGGTGAAGCGCTGGTGCGCAGCGTGCACGGCGGGCTCTTCGGTCGCAGTGTGGATGGCCGGCTCTCGGGGCGCTTTCGTGATCGGCTCTACCCGGGGTTTCGTACCCGCGAGCTGGCGGCCGGCCCGGGCGTACACACCCGCTTCGGGAGCAACGTCTTTTTCGATCTGGACGCGCTCTATCGCTTCGAGAAGGACATTGGCTTCGGCCCGTTCACCCAGGCGACTCGCGACGACCGCGACCTGCCCGACGAGGACACCTCGAAGGGGCCCGCCCTCGAGCTCTCGTTGATCTGGGACGCACGCAACGATCGCGTGGAGCCAACCAGCGGACACTTCCTCGGCCTCACCAGCGCGTGGTCCCCGGGCGGGTCCGCCGGCGGGCAACGTTCGCTCTTGCTCGCGCCAGACGCACGCGTGTTCGTGCCCCTCGGCGAGAAGAGCTCCCTCGCGCTGCGGTCTTCCTTCGGGTTCGTGCTGGGGGCCAGCGCCGATGGCATCGCGCCCGGAGCGCGCCTGTTCGGCGGCGGCGCGTTCGGCATGCGCGGGTTCGGTCGCGATCGACTGAGCCCGAGCGCCACCTGTGATCCGGCAGCGGGCGGCTGCGATAGCGAGCTGACCGGCGCCCTCGGTTTGATGGAGAGCCAGGCCGAGTTCCGCTTTCTGCCCTTCCGCAAGACCTTCGGCTTCGCGGCCTTCGTGGACGCGGGCGCCGCCGGTCGGGGTCCCAATCCGTTCGACGACGGCGTGAGCGTCGCAGCGGGATTCGGACCGCGACTGCGGCTCTGGTACGTGCCCATCGGCCTCGACTTTTCGTACCGCATCTTGCGAGAGAACAGCCTCGAGAACGGCAAGCCGTTCGCGCCCTACTTCGTGTTCGTGCGGATCGGCGAGGCGTTCTGA
- a CDS encoding Rpn family recombination-promoting nuclease/putative transposase: MHNHHDRLFRYVFSQPEHAEGELRLLLPAEVSARIDWSTLRVEPTSVVDAALADTRSDVLFSARLDDRELYLYLLLEHQSTADAWIPLRLLGYMLRIWEGYLEKHPDAKKLPAIVPMLLSHSDGGWSAPLAFRELLDLDAALAAELETCIPSFQPLHDDLTRTESKALHRRAMTALGRLSLFCLDRARRSSDLLAELARWRGTVEDVLAAPNGVAALGAVLRYILEASETTPEQVQQLTRQLGPRGEEAFMTGAQILRAEGKAEGKAEGKAEGKAEGKAEGKAEVLIKLLELKFGGVPAATVTRILNAPVTDLDRWVERVITATTLDDVMTG, from the coding sequence GTGCACAACCACCACGACCGTCTCTTCCGGTACGTGTTCTCACAGCCGGAACACGCTGAGGGTGAGCTGCGCCTGCTGCTGCCCGCGGAAGTGAGCGCGCGCATCGACTGGTCCACGCTACGCGTCGAACCGACCAGCGTCGTTGACGCGGCGCTCGCGGACACGCGCTCGGACGTGCTGTTCTCGGCGCGCCTCGACGACCGCGAGCTCTATCTGTACTTGCTGCTCGAGCACCAGAGCACGGCCGACGCTTGGATCCCGTTGCGCCTGCTGGGCTACATGCTCCGCATCTGGGAGGGGTATCTCGAGAAGCACCCCGACGCGAAGAAGCTCCCCGCCATCGTGCCGATGCTGCTCAGCCACTCGGACGGCGGTTGGTCGGCTCCGCTCGCGTTCCGGGAGTTGCTCGACCTCGACGCGGCGCTGGCGGCCGAGCTGGAGACGTGCATTCCGAGCTTCCAGCCGCTGCACGACGACCTGACCCGCACCGAGTCCAAGGCTCTGCACCGCCGCGCGATGACCGCGCTGGGGCGTCTCTCGCTCTTCTGCCTGGACCGCGCTCGTCGCTCCAGTGACCTGTTGGCCGAGCTCGCTCGCTGGCGCGGAACGGTCGAGGACGTCCTCGCGGCTCCCAACGGCGTGGCGGCACTCGGAGCGGTTTTGCGCTACATTCTCGAAGCCAGCGAGACCACTCCCGAGCAAGTTCAACAGTTGACCCGGCAACTCGGGCCCAGAGGCGAGGAAGCTTTCATGACCGGTGCGCAGATTTTGAGGGCCGAAGGCAAGGCCGAAGGCAAGGCCGAAGGCAAGGCCGAAGGCAAGGCCGAAGGCAAGGCCGAGGGCAAGGCCGAGGTGCTGATCAAGCTCCTCGAGCTGAAGTTCGGCGGGGTGCCCGCGGCGACGGTGACGCGCATCCTCAACGCGCCCGTGACCGATCTCGACCGCTGGGTCGAGCGCGTCATCACCGCGACCACGCTCGACGACGTGATGACCGGCTGA
- a CDS encoding translocation/assembly module TamB domain-containing protein, translating to MRPRRRLITRIARAFAVTLSVLLALVAGALAFLHSASGQEFLRKKVEARLNERVNGKVAIARLGLHLFGNVELGGVVVSDATGKPVVELDALTVVPAWRELSSSRVVIQRVELTGLRLAIEQDADGVSNLKRLLKPSAPSAPSPPSRTRRQIVVREIALQKLGLTLTKADGSTLAVRELGVDATLDAVPSEKTVTLRVSRLALSLTRAAPKGPKLELSDFQTSLDVALIEGHGKLSLGALRASLGLERPDAPRYSTPVNLGGIEVELREGGLGATLTKLEAGLALLDTLELEGGTNADGLSGPQRALVAGLRLDAKQLNTLLGKPLILTDVQLRVKVDGQPENLSLDTLLASAGGKLTLNGKLDATKLDRPGYDLTLTGSSIASRKLLSNKDAPDVEVEKLSLGVKGTGAKKDEIEADVRLDVGPIRIGRIHIDDVMLRGRLDKGVVTIRELTLHALDQTLKASGSFVLADKRLELKVELSGDVGQALAAARRAGVPIKSNVPPGAISLGKGEFQLEVKGKLDEGLTVSLPSARLRVAGGSVKLDGNVTLSRGEPDASGKRALGLDKLDTDVVLSGVRLSSLAALRGKKLQGIDGTVSGAIHLRGTKQDPSADLDLLVRAKRTDDARAPELALNVKAKGGKRNLDAIITLERRGAGGADTLVTVNARLPITVKGRRGLDAGRPLAVELDMPRVTLGELLLLLPPAVADKLAKVPRQTSLEAHAKLGGSSSAPSGEVSLDVVAWVPFAPIRPRIAVRGRLSPDGKGSHATATVRALLDENKAPLVSLDADARFGGSPLLPRGTQEVEWKLAGKVSPQNLGSLPLPPERFGDLSGKAGLDFELAGNRKDATGHVELALSKIQKGELGPIDAKLTLALEPEATRVDLGVKAAGLDALRTRGTLGVGGRGLFAKIKEKRLGGSALNVDVVLPRHHLKEWAALRPKLERFLGAAGGAIHVDGTLDAPTAKGELALDDFLTASGEPGRASVNLDANLESVGVDVSLGPLSDRQALALRAHTARAALAEFLKKKTGEAALEVQLTARAKDKPLGNLLPKLTRDFPDTGAKGTFNWHMDGKFSLASTDGARRLADATLDGQLSLTDGSVPIPKSQRRYERVELAISAAHDALGIEKLELHEADREKPDRRISITGRVPWRKLRPDRLDLEIQAKDFLLFGTDTLGMPDAPRAALTAKISVAGDLSQPRRRVDATVHNLDLVMPDRLDKAHWPEKADLGDVLTLGEPGVKLGKLPTPKPLSEPPPPPPSNPPPADAPGAAGTDLFVHIIKPIKVQKMPFELVAKGELEVAIRAGKKPAVRGELKVVDGYMSLGGRLHGIDHRHKSRIYFDAAHPGGELDLFVHLAPNPVVLQDVSLASSGGNDVRLHLTGPIAKAVSNVNGVGNADLWDMLPVYNAGRVKFWSQPDMQATATVQLPREYDVVLLSYMAANLPHNLFLSRMNAWADPHDGRAAYGRVQHMEADRYSESGKSRIRATARPPTLGQSSAELEAAHLFVNEPHTKVGAGVVAGSRLGGGPAVFFDWASQD from the coding sequence GTGCGGCCTCGGCGTCGCCTCATCACACGCATCGCGCGTGCGTTCGCCGTCACGCTCAGTGTCCTGCTCGCGCTCGTGGCCGGGGCCCTCGCCTTCTTGCACAGCGCGAGCGGGCAGGAGTTCCTGCGCAAGAAGGTCGAGGCTCGGCTGAACGAACGCGTGAACGGCAAGGTCGCCATCGCCCGCCTGGGCCTGCACCTGTTCGGGAACGTCGAGCTCGGCGGCGTCGTGGTCTCGGACGCAACGGGGAAGCCGGTCGTCGAGCTCGATGCGCTGACCGTCGTCCCCGCATGGCGTGAGCTGTCTTCCTCCCGCGTGGTGATCCAACGCGTCGAACTGACGGGACTGCGCCTTGCGATCGAGCAAGACGCCGACGGTGTGTCAAACCTGAAGCGCCTGCTCAAACCGAGCGCGCCGAGCGCGCCCTCACCCCCGAGCCGGACCCGCCGGCAGATCGTGGTGCGGGAGATCGCTCTTCAGAAGCTGGGCCTGACCCTGACCAAAGCCGACGGCAGCACGCTCGCCGTCCGCGAGCTGGGAGTCGACGCGACGCTCGACGCGGTGCCGAGTGAAAAGACCGTCACGCTGAGGGTGTCGCGCCTCGCATTGTCCCTCACCCGCGCTGCACCGAAGGGTCCGAAGCTCGAGCTCAGTGATTTCCAGACCTCCCTCGACGTCGCGCTGATCGAAGGGCATGGCAAGCTCAGCTTGGGCGCGCTGCGCGCCAGCCTCGGGCTCGAGCGGCCGGACGCTCCGCGCTACTCCACTCCGGTCAACCTCGGCGGCATCGAGGTCGAGCTCCGTGAAGGCGGGCTCGGCGCGACGCTCACCAAGCTGGAGGCAGGGCTCGCGCTGCTGGACACCCTGGAGCTCGAGGGCGGCACGAACGCCGACGGCTTGAGCGGGCCGCAGCGGGCGCTGGTCGCCGGCCTGCGCCTCGACGCAAAACAGCTCAACACCCTGCTCGGCAAACCCCTGATTCTGACCGACGTTCAGCTGCGCGTGAAGGTCGATGGTCAGCCCGAAAATCTGAGCCTCGACACCTTGCTCGCGAGCGCCGGCGGCAAGCTCACGCTAAATGGCAAGCTCGACGCCACCAAGCTCGACCGCCCCGGCTACGATCTCACTCTCACCGGCAGCTCGATCGCCAGCCGCAAGCTGCTCTCCAACAAAGACGCGCCCGACGTCGAGGTCGAGAAACTGAGCCTGGGGGTCAAGGGCACGGGCGCCAAGAAGGACGAGATCGAGGCCGACGTGCGGCTCGACGTGGGCCCGATCCGCATCGGACGCATTCACATCGATGACGTGATGTTGCGGGGTCGGCTCGACAAAGGCGTCGTGACCATCCGCGAGCTGACCCTGCACGCGCTCGATCAAACCTTGAAAGCAAGCGGCAGCTTCGTGCTCGCCGACAAACGCCTCGAGCTGAAGGTGGAGCTCAGCGGTGACGTCGGTCAGGCCCTCGCAGCAGCGCGCCGCGCCGGCGTGCCCATCAAGTCGAACGTCCCGCCGGGTGCAATTTCCCTGGGCAAGGGTGAGTTTCAGCTCGAGGTGAAGGGCAAGCTCGATGAGGGGCTGACCGTGAGTCTGCCATCGGCGCGCCTGCGCGTCGCGGGGGGCAGCGTGAAGCTCGACGGCAACGTGACCCTCTCCCGCGGTGAGCCGGACGCCTCCGGCAAACGCGCGCTCGGCCTCGACAAACTCGACACCGACGTCGTGCTGAGTGGGGTGCGCCTGTCGTCGCTCGCCGCGCTCCGCGGCAAGAAGCTCCAGGGCATCGACGGTACGGTCAGTGGAGCCATCCACCTCAGAGGCACGAAACAAGACCCGTCCGCCGACCTCGACTTGCTGGTCCGGGCCAAACGCACCGACGACGCGCGCGCACCCGAACTCGCGCTGAACGTGAAGGCCAAGGGCGGCAAGCGCAACCTCGACGCGATCATCACGCTCGAGCGGCGCGGGGCCGGCGGCGCGGACACCCTCGTCACCGTCAACGCGCGCCTGCCCATCACCGTGAAGGGCCGGCGCGGGCTCGATGCGGGTCGGCCGCTGGCCGTGGAGCTCGACATGCCGCGGGTGACGCTGGGCGAGCTGCTGCTGCTCTTGCCCCCGGCGGTCGCAGACAAACTCGCGAAGGTCCCGCGCCAGACCTCGCTCGAAGCCCACGCAAAGCTCGGTGGTAGCTCGAGCGCGCCGAGCGGCGAGGTCTCGCTCGACGTGGTGGCCTGGGTACCGTTTGCGCCGATCCGCCCACGCATTGCCGTGCGGGGCCGGCTCTCCCCGGACGGCAAGGGCAGCCACGCCACCGCCACGGTCCGGGCGCTGCTCGACGAGAACAAGGCTCCGCTGGTGAGCCTCGATGCGGATGCGCGCTTCGGCGGCTCACCGCTCTTGCCGCGGGGCACCCAGGAGGTCGAGTGGAAGCTCGCGGGCAAGGTCAGCCCTCAAAATCTAGGCTCGCTGCCGCTGCCGCCGGAGCGTTTCGGAGATCTCTCCGGCAAAGCAGGCCTCGACTTCGAGCTCGCGGGCAACCGCAAGGATGCAACGGGCCACGTCGAGCTGGCGCTGTCGAAGATCCAGAAGGGGGAGCTTGGGCCCATCGATGCCAAGCTGACGCTCGCGCTCGAGCCCGAGGCGACCCGCGTCGATCTGGGCGTGAAGGCCGCCGGCCTCGACGCACTCCGCACCCGCGGCACGCTCGGAGTGGGCGGCCGGGGGCTGTTCGCGAAGATCAAAGAAAAACGCCTCGGCGGCTCGGCGCTGAACGTCGACGTCGTGCTGCCCAGACATCACCTGAAAGAGTGGGCCGCGCTCAGGCCGAAGCTCGAGCGGTTCCTCGGCGCGGCAGGCGGAGCGATTCACGTCGACGGCACCCTCGACGCTCCCACGGCCAAGGGTGAGCTCGCGCTCGACGATTTCCTCACCGCGTCCGGCGAGCCGGGCCGGGCGAGCGTGAACCTCGACGCAAACCTGGAGAGTGTGGGCGTCGATGTGTCACTCGGGCCGCTCAGCGATCGCCAGGCGCTCGCGCTGCGTGCGCACACGGCGCGCGCAGCTCTCGCGGAGTTCTTGAAGAAGAAGACCGGCGAGGCGGCGCTCGAAGTGCAGCTGACGGCCCGCGCGAAGGACAAACCCCTGGGCAATCTGCTGCCCAAGCTCACCCGAGATTTTCCCGACACGGGCGCCAAGGGCACCTTCAACTGGCACATGGACGGGAAATTCTCCCTGGCATCGACGGACGGCGCTCGCCGCCTCGCGGACGCGACCTTGGACGGTCAGCTCAGTCTCACCGACGGCAGCGTGCCGATCCCCAAGAGCCAACGCCGTTATGAACGCGTCGAGCTGGCGATCAGCGCGGCACACGACGCGCTCGGCATCGAAAAGCTGGAGCTCCACGAGGCCGATCGTGAGAAGCCCGACCGGCGGATCAGCATCACGGGGCGGGTCCCGTGGCGGAAGCTCCGCCCGGACCGGCTCGATCTCGAGATCCAGGCCAAGGACTTCCTGCTCTTTGGCACGGACACCTTGGGCATGCCCGACGCACCACGCGCCGCGCTCACCGCGAAGATCAGCGTCGCCGGCGATCTGTCGCAGCCCCGGCGGCGCGTCGACGCCACCGTACACAACCTCGATCTCGTGATGCCCGACCGCCTCGACAAGGCGCACTGGCCCGAGAAGGCCGACCTGGGTGACGTGCTCACGCTCGGGGAGCCGGGCGTGAAGCTCGGGAAGCTGCCGACACCAAAACCCCTCAGCGAACCCCCACCTCCGCCGCCGTCAAACCCTCCACCAGCGGACGCACCGGGCGCCGCCGGGACGGACCTCTTCGTTCACATCATCAAGCCCATCAAGGTGCAGAAGATGCCGTTCGAGCTGGTCGCAAAGGGTGAGCTCGAGGTGGCGATCCGCGCCGGGAAGAAACCCGCCGTGCGCGGCGAGCTGAAGGTCGTCGACGGTTACATGTCCCTGGGCGGACGCCTGCACGGCATCGATCACCGCCACAAGAGCCGCATCTACTTCGACGCCGCGCACCCAGGCGGTGAGCTGGATCTGTTCGTCCACCTCGCCCCCAACCCCGTCGTCCTGCAGGACGTGTCCTTGGCGTCGAGCGGTGGCAATGACGTGCGCCTGCACCTGACCGGGCCCATCGCCAAGGCCGTATCGAACGTGAACGGCGTCGGCAACGCGGATCTCTGGGACATGCTCCCGGTCTACAACGCGGGGCGCGTGAAGTTCTGGTCGCAGCCGGACATGCAAGCCACCGCCACCGTGCAGCTGCCGCGGGAGTATGACGTCGTGCTGCTCTCGTACATGGCGGCGAACCTGCCGCACAACCTGTTCTTGTCGCGCATGAACGCCTGGGCGGATCCCCACGACGGGCGCGCGGCCTACGGGCGCGTTCAGCACATGGAGGCCGACCGCTACTCCGAGAGCGGCAAGAGCCGTATCCGGGCGACCGCCCGACCGCCCACGCTGGGTCAGAGCAGCGCCGAGCTCGAGGCTGCCCACCTGTTCGTGAACGAACCCCACACCAAGGTCGGCGCCGGAGTCGTCGCCGGCAGTCGCCTGGGCGGCGGACCCGCCGTGTTCTTCGACTGGGCGAGTCAGGATTAG
- a CDS encoding ATP-dependent DNA helicase RecQ has product MTPSTHAELREVVESLHAAATAEPPARRDELLPRLAELRLLWARNSALFEPEVLGMLRQISAALSPERPATRPPITEKPETVLEEVFGFPSFRPGQAEIIAAVLAGRDTVGVMPTGAGKSLTFQIPARLLGGVTLVISPLIALMKDQVDALSEVGLRATFLNSSVPKEERAERVARIARGEFELVYAAPEGLAASAGRALRGARLSLIAVDEAHCISQWGHDFRPAYRELSDLKRRFGDVPVLTLTATATSVVTRDIVEQLGMRNPALFRGSFFRPNLHIGALQKGGDGQDGRRLPAVRDGILRLVRARAGESGIIYCISRKATESTASYLREHGIRAKAYHAGMEPDDRSRVQDAFQNDDVDVVVATIAFGMGIDKSNVRFVIHRDMPRSIEGYYQEIGRAGRDGVPSDCILFYSWGEVTTYDRFAAEAPPEVAQRQSQMAREMFRFAEATDCRHQSVVAYFGEAIAPCGTSCDRCGGLDLFASMAAGKVPRKGAAPAPVNVGADRVLFDALRALRRELAKERGVPAYVVFTDATLLEMVVRRPTSEAQLMAVPGVGPRKLAAYGEEFLSTLRCYR; this is encoded by the coding sequence ATGACTCCCTCGACCCACGCCGAGCTGCGAGAGGTCGTCGAGTCCCTCCACGCCGCGGCAACGGCGGAGCCCCCCGCACGCCGCGATGAGCTCTTGCCGAGGCTCGCGGAGCTGCGCCTGCTCTGGGCACGAAACTCGGCGCTGTTCGAGCCCGAGGTGCTCGGCATGCTGCGCCAGATCTCCGCGGCGCTCTCTCCCGAGCGTCCCGCCACCCGACCACCCATCACTGAAAAACCCGAGACCGTGCTCGAAGAGGTCTTCGGCTTTCCCAGCTTCAGGCCGGGACAGGCCGAGATCATCGCCGCCGTGCTCGCGGGTCGCGACACCGTCGGTGTCATGCCGACCGGCGCCGGAAAGTCGCTGACGTTTCAGATCCCCGCGCGCCTTCTCGGTGGCGTCACGCTCGTCATCTCACCGCTGATCGCGCTGATGAAGGACCAGGTCGACGCCCTGAGCGAGGTCGGGTTGCGCGCGACCTTTCTGAACTCGAGCGTCCCCAAAGAAGAACGAGCGGAACGGGTCGCCCGCATCGCTCGCGGCGAGTTCGAGCTGGTGTACGCGGCGCCCGAGGGGCTCGCCGCGTCCGCGGGCCGCGCCCTGCGCGGCGCCCGCCTGTCCCTCATCGCCGTGGACGAAGCCCATTGCATCAGCCAGTGGGGCCACGACTTTCGTCCCGCCTATCGCGAGCTCAGCGATCTGAAGCGCCGGTTTGGAGACGTACCCGTGCTCACCCTGACCGCCACGGCCACCTCCGTCGTCACCCGCGACATCGTCGAGCAGCTGGGCATGCGCAATCCCGCGCTCTTCCGCGGCTCGTTCTTCCGCCCGAACCTGCACATCGGCGCGCTGCAGAAGGGCGGCGACGGCCAGGACGGGCGGCGGCTGCCGGCGGTCCGCGACGGCATCTTGCGTCTGGTGCGGGCGCGAGCTGGTGAGAGCGGCATCATCTACTGCATCTCGCGCAAGGCGACGGAGAGCACCGCTAGTTACCTGCGTGAGCACGGCATCCGCGCAAAGGCGTACCACGCCGGCATGGAGCCGGACGATCGCAGCCGAGTGCAGGACGCCTTCCAGAACGATGACGTCGACGTGGTCGTCGCAACGATTGCCTTTGGCATGGGCATCGACAAGTCGAACGTGCGGTTCGTGATCCACCGGGACATGCCTCGCTCCATCGAGGGCTACTACCAGGAGATCGGGCGCGCGGGCCGCGACGGGGTGCCCAGCGACTGCATCCTCTTTTACTCCTGGGGCGAGGTCACGACCTACGACCGGTTTGCCGCCGAGGCGCCGCCGGAGGTTGCTCAACGCCAATCCCAGATGGCGCGGGAGATGTTCCGCTTTGCCGAGGCCACCGACTGTCGTCATCAGTCCGTCGTTGCCTACTTCGGCGAGGCCATCGCGCCGTGTGGGACCTCGTGCGACCGTTGCGGCGGGCTCGATCTGTTCGCGTCGATGGCCGCGGGAAAAGTCCCGCGCAAGGGAGCCGCGCCCGCGCCGGTGAACGTCGGGGCCGATCGGGTCCTGTTCGATGCGCTGCGCGCGCTGCGCCGCGAGCTCGCCAAGGAGCGGGGGGTGCCCGCTTACGTCGTCTTCACCGACGCAACCTTGCTCGAGATGGTCGTGCGCCGCCCGACCAGCGAAGCTCAGCTCATGGCCGTCCCCGGCGTCGGCCCGCGCAAGCTCGCGGCCTACGGCGAGGAGTTCTTGAGCACCTTGCGCTGTTATCGCTGA